The Cloeon dipterum chromosome 3, ieCloDipt1.1, whole genome shotgun sequence genome includes a region encoding these proteins:
- the LOC135940134 gene encoding uncharacterized protein LOC135940134 has protein sequence MTADTGDDLKPLCENQVQLLLKMLENDFPSSIFVYNWIKKQMEWASKLKSMKVLILCPDGDWTDGTVIGITYGLAEGKEYAVMYSPEKDCGKLKKALMKTKHIRWESLRQFCGVLDKHVPLCMEVLSAKGFQSSDKIRLNCNMHYVPKYEFSASLDLPTIPYDVRIGSLDLRHLDYVCENWPLYTPDYRPVVAAMLELNPSVGIFVRNDDGEEELASMVLQSEYGGLGLLQTIPKYRERGYAALAVAYLTEIMGRLGYRTHGHTKMGNLRAQHLFERSGFKIADQTNWITLKNL, from the exons ATGACAGCGGACACTGGGGATGATCTGAAGCCTCTGTGCGAGAACCAAGTGCAGCTTCTACTCAAAATGCTGGAAAACGACTTTCCCAGCTCTATTTTC gtatacaattggattaaaaaacaaatggaATGGGCTTCAAAGCTGAAATCCATGAAGGTGTTGATTCTTTGCCCTGACGGCGACTGGACTGACGGGACTGTTATTGGGATCACCTATGGACTT GCCGAGGGCAAAGAATACGCTGTAATGTACTCTCCAGAAAAAGACTGCGGGAAACTGAAAAAGGCTTTGATGAAAACCAAACACATTCGCTGGGAATCGCTGCGCCAATTTTGCGGTGTGCTTGACAAACACGTTCCATTGTGCATGGAAGTGCTCAGTGCGAAGGGATTTCAGAGCTCTGACAAAATCAGATTGAACTGCAACATGCACTACGTTCCAAAATACGAATTTTCCGCCAGTCTGGATTTGCCAAC CATCCCTTATGACGTGCGAATTGGATCGCTTGACCTGCGCCACTTGGACTACGTCTGCGAGAACTGGCCCCTGTACACGCCCGATTATCGTCCAGTCGTGGCCGCGATGCTCGAGCTGAACCCCTCGGTGGGCATTTTTGTGCGCAACGATGACGGCGAAGAGGAGCTGGCCTCGATGGTTTTGCAGTCAGAGTACGGCGGCCTGGGCCTGCTGCAGACCATCCCTAAATACCGCGAGCGAGGATACGCAGCCTTGGCGGTCGCCTACCTCACCGAAATCATGGGCAGACTGGGATACAGGACACACGGCCACACGAAAATGGGAAACCTCAGGGCACAGCACCTCTTCGAGCGGTCTGGGTTCAAAATTGCTGACCAGACCAATTGGATTACGCTCAAGAATCTCTAG